ACAAGTCACAGCTAGAGTACCAtaaacagttctggtcaccacattacaagacatTACTGAGAAATCAGTTAAAAAAAGAAGACAGGATCTTGAGGCTCATAAAtaggaggcatagagtacaaaagcaaggaagctatgatgaacctttataaaatactggttcggcctcaactggtgtccaattctgggtatcgcactttaggaaggatgtgaaggccttagagagggtgcagaaaagatttacaagaatggttccagggatgagggacttcagttacatggatagactggagaagctgggattgttctccttagagcaacgaaggttgagaagagatttgatagagatcttcaaaattctgaggggtctagacagagtagatagagagaaactgttccctttggcagaaggttcgagatcagaggacacatatttaaagtgattggctgaagaacgaaaggcgacatgaggaaaaacaattTATTTAAGCAGCGactggctaggatctggaatgcactgcctgaaaaggtggtggaggcatattcaatcatggctttcaaacgaGAATTAGAGAAGTACCTGACAGAAAAAAATTTGCACAGCTACggagaatgggactagctgaagtgcttttgcagagagctggcatgggctcaatgggccaaatggcctcctgtgctgtaactattccatgattctattttagatgcactagagtgagtacagagaagatttacaatgatgttgccaggactggagaactttagttatgaagcaagattggataggctggagcaggaggctgaggggagatttaattgaggtgtataaaattatgagggtcctcgatagagtggataggaaggacctagttcccttaccgggggcatatatttaaagtaattggtagaaggattagaggagagttgcgGAGAAATGTTTTTACCCGGAGGACAGtgagggtctggaatgcactgtttgaaaaaggtggtagaggcagaaatcctcattgtatttaaaaagtacttgggtatgcacttgaagtgcaataacctacaggatcaagagttggaaagtgggattaggctggatagctcattttcggccagcacagacatgatggaccaaatggcctcctgtgccggcAATGTCTATGAATTTATATGCAGGTTGAATAATGAATAGTTTGTATTAGGCACAGCTGATTTCCTTTCTTTATAAAGTTAGTATAAACTTCTGTGTTAGAGATCAGCACTGAGATTATCACTAAAGCACAATTAAAGAGGGAAAATGCAACAATTAAAGCAACATTGTATTTACATGAAGCAATGTGCATTTAGCTAGTGCTTACCCAGTTTTTGCAAAGTTTGCCCAGTAGTGCATCATGTTTCTGCTGAGTGTTTGCTCTACCATAGTGTAATTGAGCAATCCGTCAAGAGGCATTCCAAACACGAATTCAATCTCATAACCATGCATAACTCCCATCCAACCTGGCCAATTTGCATTGGAGGCAAGATGATCAAACAAATAGAAGTAAACAGTATTTCCATATTCAACAAAATGATTAGCAAAATTCGTAAGTGGACATATAAAATTGCTGTCTCCAGCTACATCATTCAAAGCATCACGATTCTTTGTTGCATTGTTCTCATCTGTCCAATCTGTATATTGGAAAGCAATAGCCTCCGCTCCGTTATCACCAGTGTCAGGATAAACTATCCTTACACCTTGTTGGAATTGTTCACGAGTAATAAGACTTTCTGTCTCTTTGTCGAAACCAGGAACGTAATACAACAAAAAGTAGCTCCCCTCATCTTTATTCACACCTGCTAAGatattaatttttttaatgttttttattttaattaatttttccgGCAGGTCAGTGAGAAAATCCCCATCAACTACAGGTAGAAAAACACAATCAGACAAAAAACGATCTGTTAAGATTTCTAGACTCTTCTCTATTATTTCGTGGGGATGCTTATCACGAAGACAACTGAGTAGCTCTGTATCATCACTGTAAGGACATTTAAGGTGTTGGGCCAAAATTGTAGCCCTACGTTTTGCCTCACCACCTTGTATAACAGACCAGGGAGCATTGGAGGAGCCACTTTGCATTATGGCTCTCTTAAAGAGAGAATGTTTTTTCGGTGAAAGAATATGCATATGTATTGAAGCTGCTCCAGCACTCTCTCCAAACAAGGTCACACTTTTGGGATTCCCTCCAAATGCTTTTATATTATCCTGAACCCACTCAAGTGCTAAACGTTGGTCAAATAATCCCATATTTCCAGGAACCTCATGGTTACCAGGCAAAGCTAGGAAACCTAAAGCACCTAATCTGTAATTCATAGAAACTACAATTACATTCTCAATGTAAGCTAGATATTTGCCATCATATACTGCTAGGGAAGAGGTGCCATACGAAAAGCCTCCACCAAAGATCCATATCATAACAGCTGCTTtgcttggtcttggtgatggaACCCACAAGTTAACGTACAGACAATCCTCACTAACTTTTGTGTTAGGATTCCACATGTCCTCCCAGGACAAACCAGAGGAAGAGCTGCTTACATACTGGTAACATGTATTTGGATATTTGTTTGCATTCCACAGCTCAGACCAGGGTTTGCGAGATTCTGGCTTCTTAAATCGAAGGTCACCAATGGGCGGTTCTGCATATGGTATGCCCAGGAATGCAGTGACTGATCCTGAAAGGACGTTTAACCGAGTTCCTTTTACTTTTCCTTGTCTGGTTGTAACCATCAGCTCATCTTCGCTTTGTGCACTGACAGGCTCAAAAGTCAGAAGAAGCCACAGTACTGATATGTGCCATGTTAAAAAACTTGGTTGCATCTTGAGCATCATGACTATACAGATctaaaaagaattttaaaaaagtGAAAATGACAAGATCACATTCATTTTATTGCAAATAGAATCCAAAATATACATTTTGTTGCTGCATAATATACTATAAAATAAGTGGATCTATTCATTATTGCCTAATGTTAGTAATTCACCATGTATAAATCTTAGTTCCAGAGGAGCCTACTTGCAGCATGTAACAGATCAACTTGTCAGCAAATCTGATCATTTGTAAATTGGATTTTAGTGGTTTTAATGCAATAAATACATTATAtcaggggtgattttaaccctacttgctCAGCAAAAATGTGGCAGGTCGAAAGTTAAAATCGCCCCAgctcttacctgtctgaaagccACCATGATTGCAacctctgcaattttaacctgctgtcCTGAACAGGCAGCAAGAACATGCACCtaaagccaacagggtccttctttacatatgcacatTGTGGCCCAATGATATAATTGAGACCAAACTTTAATTTTAACTCCGGTCCGAGCGGTGAATCCACCTGGCGTTAAAATTGGGGTCAAATACCATGGTGGGGCAGGACAAAACGCAACTGAGAAGGTGATTATGCGAATGTGCAACAAACTCACTGACATCTTtatatcatagaatggtcacagcacggaaggccattcagtcAATCGCTATAATTATTCACATAACATAATACTACTTATATCTAAACAGCCCCTTTAACGTGTTATCAGaaaaaaaatttaacaccaagccataaAGAAAtgtgagggcagatgaccaaaaccttagaatcatagaatggttactgcatggaaggcggccatttggcccatgccgactctcagctaatcccactcccctgccctttccccgtaacactgcattttttttcccttcagatacttatccaattccctgttgcaagataaaattgagtctgccctccactgcctttcaggcagcgcattcgagatcttaaacactcgctgcgtgaaaatgttttccctcatgtcgcatttggttcttttgccaatcaccttaaatctgtgacctctggttcccgactcttctgccaatgggaacagtttctctgtccagacccctcatgattttgagcatctctctcaaatctcctctcaatcttctctactcCAAGAGAGCAAGAATGTTCCTTGGCCAAGAGGGCATTTCCAGTTATGGAGGGTAaatagaacaatcccagcttctccagtctatcaacgtaactgaagtccctcattcctggaaccattctcgtaaatcttttctgcactttctctaagggcttcacatccttcctaaaatgtggtgcccagaattggacaaagtactccagttggggctgaaccagtgttttatacaggttcatcatcatttctacACTTTTATACTctgaggccgaaattgcccactgctggaaacggggtgcacctaccgtGTTTGTTGTTTTTACCGGCATGGTGAATGCGGTGGCCTCGTGAGCAAAATTCCgctttttggctttttttttcagcggaccggaAGTCAGCCATAATGGTGACTGATGGTGGCTTTATTTTTAACAACTTAAAAGTAGAACACAAATTTCCCAATTCATGATAGTATGCTCATAATATTGTATTCTCAAAACATTATAAAAACATGTTTTAAATCCTGCACCATCTGTAGCTAATGGAGAGGTGGGCAAAGACCATCAGGCCTGGCTCCATCCACCCACAGTGCAATCACGTAAATCATTGGCCCAGTCCCtaaccatgcaatctcctgggagagaaaaAAAACCTACTCAAGAGAAACCTCTCAG
Above is a window of Pristiophorus japonicus isolate sPriJap1 chromosome 16, sPriJap1.hap1, whole genome shotgun sequence DNA encoding:
- the LOC139226174 gene encoding LOW QUALITY PROTEIN: cholinesterase-like (The sequence of the model RefSeq protein was modified relative to this genomic sequence to represent the inferred CDS: deleted 1 base in 1 codon) — translated: MRAHSSAHVQRSRYCFQCRDLAPPTTPCVAPRRARRRPEELTESQGQQVKIAEVAIMVAFRQICIVMMLKMQPSFLTWHISVLWLLLTFEPVSAQSEDELMVTTRQGKVKGTRLNVLSGSVTAFLGIPYAEPPIGDLRFKKPESRKPWSELWNANKYPNTCYQYVSSSSSGLSWEDMWNPNTKVSEDCLYVNLWVPSPRPSKAAVMIWIFGGGFSYGTSSLAVYDGKYLAYIENVIVVSMNYRLGALGFLALPGNHEVPGNMGLFDQRLALEWVQDNIKAFGGNPKSVTLFGESAGAASIHMHILSPKKHSLFKRAIMQSGSSNAPWSVIQGGEAKRRATILAQHLKCPYSDDTELLSCLRDKHPHEIIEKSLEILTDRFLSDCVFLPVVDGDFLTDLPEKLIKIKNIKKINILAGVNKDEGSYFLLYYVPGFDKETESLITREQFQQGVRIVYPDTGDNGAEAIAFQYTDWTDENNATKNRDALNDVAGDSNFICPLTNFANHFVEYGNTVYFYLFDHLASNANWPGWMGVMHGYEIEFVFGMPLDGLLNYTMVEQTLSRNMMHYWANFAKTGNPNEPKTEGLKWPEYTPLEQQYITLNTEAPTICTKHRGPQCAFWNTFFPILFESSAPMDEEQTWKSEFHRWNTYMSDWKNNFRAYISKKIVVPLHKALARAHPEHRGEVEAQTSPKGTRTPLGRGLDTAGGGLDAAGGPNAWTPQEARAQAGCVEQ